The following proteins are co-located in the Solea solea chromosome 21, fSolSol10.1, whole genome shotgun sequence genome:
- the sap30bp gene encoding SAP30-binding protein isoform X2, with amino-acid sequence MAGARKSAQLSSLVDYGGDTDPDSDPESDETGGHVGALVYHYNEDDLNRTEDLDDKDYGDEESRESNSEMEESDEGRDADDVEMSEAEKKDPNELVALFSEKVRSMSPDEIRIPPEPPGRCSSQLQEKIHKLYERKLHGDFDINNHIQQKKEFRNPSIYEKLIQFCGIDELGTNYPKDMFDPHGWSEDSYYESLAKAQKVEMDKLEKAKKERTKIEFVTGTKKGANPSNTSASTTSNSTNTTATEAQKRKSKWDSAIPVTLAQPTLITTTANLPAVVSVTTTASGTKTTVISAVGTILKKAKQ; translated from the exons ATGGCGGGCGCCAGAAAGAGTGCTCAACTTTCCTCTTTGGTAGACTATGGGGGCGACACAGATCCTGACTCTGACCCTGAATCAGATGAGACAG GAGGTCATGTTGGGGCACTGGTGTATCACTATAACGAGGATGACCTGAACCGAACAGAGGATCTAGATGACAAGGACTATGGCGATGAAGAAAGTAGAGAAAGCAACTCG gaAATGGAAGAATCTGACGAGGGGAGGGACGCAGATGATGTTGAG ATGTcggaagcagaaaaaaaagaccccAATGAGCTTGTTG CTCTATTCTCAGAGAAGGTGAGGAGCATGTCGCCTGATGAGATCAGGATCCCCCCGGAACCTCCTGGACGCTGCTCCAGCCAACTACAG GAGAAGATCCACAAGCTGTATGAGAGGAAGCTCCACGGAGATTTCGACATAAACAACCACATCCAGCAAAAGAAAGAGTTTAGAAACCCAAG tATTTACGAGAAGCTCATTCAGTTCTGTGGTATAGATGAACTTGGAACCAACTACCCTAAAGATATGTTTGATCCTCATGGCTGGTCAGAAGACTCCTATTATGAATCTCTGG CTAAAGCCCAGAAAGTGGAAATGGACAAACTGGAGAAAGCCAAGAAGGAGCGCACAAAG ATTGAGTTTGTCACGGGCACGAAGAAGGGCGCCAACCCCTCCAACACGTCAGCATCCACCACCAGCAACAGCACCAACACCACAGCCACAG AAGCCCAGAAGCGGAAAAGCAAGTGGGACTCTGCGATCCCTGTGACCCTGGCCCAGCCCACCCTCATCACCACCACCGCCAACCTGCCCGCCGTCGTCTCGGTGACCACCACCGCCAGCGGCACCAAAACCACAGTCATCTCCGCGGTCGGCACCATCCTGAAGAAAGCAAAGCAGTGA
- the sap30bp gene encoding SAP30-binding protein isoform X1 — MAGARKSAQLSSLVDYGGDTDPDSDPESDETGGHVGALVYHYNEDDLNRTEDLDDKDYGDEESRESNSEMEESDEGRDADDVEMSEAEKKDPNELVALFSEKVRSMSPDEIRIPPEPPGRCSSQLQEKIHKLYERKLHGDFDINNHIQQKKEFRNPSIYEKLIQFCGIDELGTNYPKDMFDPHGWSEDSYYESLAKAQKVEMDKLEKAKKERTKIEFVTGTKKGANPSNTSASTTSNSTNTTATAEAQKRKSKWDSAIPVTLAQPTLITTTANLPAVVSVTTTASGTKTTVISAVGTILKKAKQ; from the exons ATGGCGGGCGCCAGAAAGAGTGCTCAACTTTCCTCTTTGGTAGACTATGGGGGCGACACAGATCCTGACTCTGACCCTGAATCAGATGAGACAG GAGGTCATGTTGGGGCACTGGTGTATCACTATAACGAGGATGACCTGAACCGAACAGAGGATCTAGATGACAAGGACTATGGCGATGAAGAAAGTAGAGAAAGCAACTCG gaAATGGAAGAATCTGACGAGGGGAGGGACGCAGATGATGTTGAG ATGTcggaagcagaaaaaaaagaccccAATGAGCTTGTTG CTCTATTCTCAGAGAAGGTGAGGAGCATGTCGCCTGATGAGATCAGGATCCCCCCGGAACCTCCTGGACGCTGCTCCAGCCAACTACAG GAGAAGATCCACAAGCTGTATGAGAGGAAGCTCCACGGAGATTTCGACATAAACAACCACATCCAGCAAAAGAAAGAGTTTAGAAACCCAAG tATTTACGAGAAGCTCATTCAGTTCTGTGGTATAGATGAACTTGGAACCAACTACCCTAAAGATATGTTTGATCCTCATGGCTGGTCAGAAGACTCCTATTATGAATCTCTGG CTAAAGCCCAGAAAGTGGAAATGGACAAACTGGAGAAAGCCAAGAAGGAGCGCACAAAG ATTGAGTTTGTCACGGGCACGAAGAAGGGCGCCAACCCCTCCAACACGTCAGCATCCACCACCAGCAACAGCACCAACACCACAGCCACAG CAGAAGCCCAGAAGCGGAAAAGCAAGTGGGACTCTGCGATCCCTGTGACCCTGGCCCAGCCCACCCTCATCACCACCACCGCCAACCTGCCCGCCGTCGTCTCGGTGACCACCACCGCCAGCGGCACCAAAACCACAGTCATCTCCGCGGTCGGCACCATCCTGAAGAAAGCAAAGCAGTGA